From Cytophagales bacterium, the proteins below share one genomic window:
- a CDS encoding amidohydrolase family protein: MKKSLYLTLFACVIASLHLSAQTITLKADRVFDGEKLLKNHCVTVENELISYVGPCRDVTSSEIIDLENATLLPGLIEGHSHILLHPYDETGWNDQVLKESYGERAARAVNHVRWSLEAGVTTMRDLGSEGAGYLDVGIKEAIDKGVIPGPDLIVAGPAIVATGSYGPKGFHDGVTVPLGAEEADAPTLIPTVRRQIGGGADFIKVYADYRWGPNGEAQPTFSEEEIRTIVETAASSGRVTVAHAATSEGIRRSINAGVSTIEHGDGATKKELELMKIRNVTLFPTLAAVESISAYRGWKKGIDPEPERIIQKNKVFREAMDMGVAIGFGGDVGVYSHGNNVLELELMEEYGMPTMDVLKAATSLNARVFNLPNKGNLKPGYLADIIAVSGDPSKDISDLRKIILVMKDGGIFLHKK, from the coding sequence ATGAAGAAAAGCCTTTATCTAACCCTCTTTGCATGCGTAATCGCATCCTTACACTTATCAGCTCAAACCATAACACTCAAAGCTGATCGAGTCTTTGATGGAGAAAAGCTGCTCAAAAATCATTGTGTAACCGTCGAAAACGAACTCATCTCATACGTTGGTCCATGCAGGGATGTAACTTCTTCAGAGATCATCGATCTAGAAAATGCGACCTTATTACCCGGTCTGATTGAGGGACACTCACACATTCTCCTCCACCCGTACGACGAAACTGGATGGAACGACCAGGTACTCAAAGAATCGTATGGTGAACGTGCGGCAAGAGCGGTCAATCATGTCCGGTGGTCATTGGAAGCTGGCGTAACAACGATGCGTGACCTGGGATCAGAAGGCGCTGGTTATTTAGATGTAGGCATCAAAGAAGCAATCGATAAAGGAGTTATTCCAGGTCCCGACCTGATTGTAGCAGGTCCGGCTATTGTGGCAACGGGTAGTTATGGCCCTAAGGGATTCCATGATGGAGTAACGGTCCCTCTGGGTGCAGAAGAAGCCGATGCCCCCACTTTAATTCCAACCGTACGTCGGCAAATTGGTGGCGGGGCAGATTTCATCAAAGTCTATGCGGACTATCGTTGGGGACCAAATGGTGAAGCACAACCTACTTTCTCAGAGGAAGAAATTCGCACCATTGTCGAAACGGCAGCTAGCAGTGGTCGGGTCACAGTAGCTCATGCTGCCACTTCAGAAGGGATTCGTAGATCCATCAATGCGGGTGTCAGTACGATTGAACATGGAGATGGCGCAACCAAAAAGGAACTGGAATTAATGAAAATCAGAAATGTAACGCTCTTCCCTACTCTTGCAGCCGTTGAATCCATCAGTGCGTATCGGGGCTGGAAAAAAGGAATCGATCCTGAACCGGAACGCATCATCCAAAAGAACAAGGTATTCAGGGAAGCAATGGACATGGGTGTCGCCATTGGTTTCGGTGGTGATGTTGGGGTTTATTCCCATGGTAATAACGTGTTAGAGCTGGAACTCATGGAAGAATACGGCATGCCAACAATGGACGTCCTTAAAGCGGCTACTTCACTCAATGCGCGCGTGTTCAATTTGCCGAACAAAGGAAATCTAAAACCAGGTTACCTCGCAGACATCATCGCAGTTTCCGGTGATCCTTCCAAAGACATCTCCGACCTAAGAAAGATAATTCTGGTCATGAAAGATGGGGGTATTTTCCTCCATAAAAAATAA
- the serA gene encoding phosphoglycerate dehydrogenase: protein MQNSKYFIIDFDSTFTKVEALDVLGEISLEGKPHRQAALDRIKEVTDLGMEGKLSFRESLEERIKLLEAHRDDLPVLVTNLTSQVSKSFKRNKEFLKTHAEQIFILSNGFKDFIIPIVGKYGIPAENVFANDFEYDEDGKIIGFNKENILSSNGGKPKQIKKLNLQGEVFVLGDGYTDYEIKKAGLANKFYAFIENVRRENVLEKADHVAPTLDEVLYVNKMEKRALSYPKNRIKVLLLENIHPYGVEKLREEGYQVDIHPAGMTEDELCEAIKDVSILGIRSKTQVTAKVVKAARRLHAIGAFCIGTNQIDLEACTERGVAVFNAPFSNTRSVVELAIAEMILLMRNIPDKAAAMHEGKWDKSATNSFEIRGKKLGIIGYGNIGSQLSVVAEALGMKVQYYDLEEKLALGNAHRCKTPFELLSSSDVISLHVDGRTENARFIGEKEFNIMKEGVIFLNLARGPVVDIAALKNHIDQGRIRGVGIDVFPEEPLSNKDEFISELRGAPNMIMTPHIGGSTTEAQENIADFVPSRIMEYINTGSTSNSVNFPNIVLPTLQKAHRFIHIHLNEPGVLAEINQTLKDYSLNIVGQYLKTNEQIGYVITDINTNYDGAVLEDLKKISGTIKFRQLY, encoded by the coding sequence ATGCAAAATTCCAAATATTTTATCATCGATTTTGATAGCACCTTCACAAAAGTGGAAGCCCTCGATGTTTTAGGCGAAATATCTTTGGAAGGCAAACCTCATCGGCAAGCGGCCCTGGATCGTATCAAAGAAGTGACAGATCTGGGGATGGAAGGAAAATTATCCTTTCGGGAATCTTTAGAGGAGCGAATCAAATTGTTAGAAGCACACCGGGATGATTTACCTGTACTGGTCACTAACCTGACTTCACAGGTTTCTAAATCCTTCAAAAGAAATAAAGAGTTTTTGAAGACTCATGCTGAGCAAATTTTTATCCTCAGTAATGGATTCAAAGATTTCATCATTCCCATCGTTGGAAAATATGGGATCCCGGCCGAAAATGTATTTGCTAATGATTTTGAATACGATGAAGATGGCAAAATCATTGGTTTTAATAAAGAAAACATACTTTCGTCCAATGGCGGAAAACCCAAGCAAATAAAAAAACTCAACTTACAAGGTGAGGTATTTGTGTTGGGAGATGGTTACACGGATTATGAGATCAAAAAAGCCGGACTTGCCAATAAATTTTACGCGTTCATCGAGAATGTGAGGCGAGAAAATGTGCTTGAAAAAGCCGATCACGTGGCACCAACCCTGGATGAAGTATTATATGTGAACAAAATGGAAAAAAGAGCGCTTTCTTATCCGAAAAACAGAATCAAAGTACTTCTTTTGGAGAACATACACCCTTACGGGGTTGAAAAACTGAGAGAAGAAGGTTATCAAGTAGACATACATCCGGCAGGGATGACCGAAGACGAATTGTGTGAAGCCATCAAGGACGTCTCTATTCTTGGGATCCGCTCCAAAACGCAAGTCACTGCGAAAGTGGTCAAAGCTGCCCGAAGGCTACATGCCATTGGTGCGTTCTGCATCGGAACCAATCAAATCGACCTGGAAGCGTGTACGGAAAGAGGAGTGGCCGTGTTTAATGCGCCCTTTAGCAATACCCGATCTGTTGTTGAACTGGCTATCGCGGAGATGATCCTATTGATGCGCAACATCCCGGATAAAGCTGCTGCCATGCATGAGGGCAAATGGGATAAATCTGCAACGAATAGTTTTGAAATCCGAGGTAAGAAACTAGGCATCATTGGTTATGGCAACATTGGATCTCAGCTTTCTGTCGTGGCAGAAGCCCTCGGCATGAAAGTCCAGTACTATGACCTTGAAGAAAAGTTAGCCCTGGGAAATGCGCATCGTTGTAAAACCCCATTCGAATTACTGAGCTCTTCCGATGTGATCTCGCTACATGTTGATGGACGTACAGAAAATGCCAGGTTCATCGGCGAAAAGGAATTCAACATCATGAAGGAAGGTGTGATTTTCCTTAACCTGGCGCGAGGACCTGTCGTAGATATTGCTGCTTTAAAAAACCACATTGATCAAGGTCGCATCCGTGGTGTTGGGATTGACGTGTTTCCTGAAGAACCTTTGAGCAATAAGGATGAATTCATCTCGGAATTGAGAGGGGCTCCGAACATGATCATGACACCTCACATTGGCGGAAGCACAACAGAAGCACAAGAAAACATTGCAGATTTCGTCCCTTCCCGGATCATGGAGTACATCAACACCGGATCTACGTCAAACAGTGTGAATTTTCCTAACATCGTGCTTCCTACCTTGCAAAAGGCTCATAGATTCATTCACATCCATTTGAACGAGCCGGGGGTACTTGCAGAAATCAACCAAACACTAAAAGACTATTCCTTGAATATCGTAGGTCAGTATTTGAAAACCAATGAGCAAATCGGGTACGTAATCACTGATATTAACACAAACTATGATGGAGCAGTGCTTGAAGATTTGAAAAAAATCAGCGGAACTATCAAATTCCGGCAGCTGTATTAG
- a CDS encoding CTP synthase: MAKAKYIFVTGGVTSSLGKGIIAASLGKLLQARGFSVTIQKFDPYINVDPGTLNPYEHGECYVTDDGAETDLDLGHYERFLNIPTSQSNNVTTGRIYYDVISRERAGDFLGKTVQVVPHITDEIKKNFYKLGETGEYDIVITEIGGCVGDIESLPFIEAVRQARLEVGPNNFVSIHLTLVPYLKAAGELKTKPTQHSVKELLEAGIQPDILVCRSEHHLNADIRKKLALFCNVPINCVIEAQDAETIYDVPLLMRKERLDERVLSRLKLSHKKEPKIDLWKEYLGKLKNPTDSVDIGLIGKYVELKDAYKSIAESFIHAGAENECRINVKWIHAEEINKDNVEKVLDDLDGILVAPGFGERGIEGKIEAVKYARENSVPFFGICLGMQCAVIEYARNVLKLKNASSTEMNPKTKHPVIDLMEDQKDIKNMGGTMRLGAYPCQITKGTKAYQTYGTTKIEERHRHRYEFNSAYLPQFEDKGMIASGINPETKLVEIMELKDHPWFVGSQFHPELKSTVLNPHPLFVKFIKAALTQRKELINV; the protein is encoded by the coding sequence ATGGCCAAGGCAAAATACATTTTCGTTACGGGTGGTGTGACCTCATCTCTGGGAAAAGGAATCATCGCAGCCTCGCTCGGCAAACTCCTCCAAGCACGTGGTTTCTCGGTAACGATTCAAAAATTTGATCCCTATATCAATGTTGATCCGGGAACGTTGAATCCTTATGAACATGGCGAATGCTATGTGACAGACGATGGAGCAGAAACAGATCTGGACCTTGGACATTACGAGCGGTTTCTGAATATACCCACCTCTCAGTCCAACAACGTGACTACTGGTCGTATATATTACGATGTAATCAGCAGAGAGCGTGCCGGAGATTTTCTTGGGAAAACGGTACAGGTCGTCCCACACATCACTGATGAAATCAAAAAGAATTTCTACAAACTTGGCGAGACTGGAGAATATGACATTGTCATCACCGAGATAGGTGGCTGTGTAGGTGATATCGAATCCTTGCCATTTATAGAAGCAGTAAGGCAAGCCCGATTGGAGGTTGGGCCGAATAATTTCGTTTCCATCCACTTGACCCTGGTCCCCTACCTGAAAGCTGCAGGTGAATTGAAAACCAAGCCTACACAACATTCGGTGAAAGAACTGCTGGAAGCAGGAATACAACCCGACATCCTGGTTTGTCGTTCTGAACATCACCTGAATGCAGATATAAGAAAGAAATTGGCGCTTTTCTGTAACGTTCCGATCAATTGTGTAATCGAAGCACAAGATGCTGAAACCATCTATGACGTTCCCCTACTCATGCGTAAGGAACGCCTGGATGAACGTGTGCTTTCGCGATTGAAACTAAGCCACAAGAAAGAACCAAAAATCGATCTGTGGAAAGAATACCTGGGGAAACTAAAAAACCCCACAGACAGTGTCGATATTGGATTGATCGGAAAATATGTTGAACTCAAGGATGCCTATAAATCCATTGCCGAATCATTCATTCATGCCGGTGCAGAAAATGAATGTCGGATTAATGTAAAATGGATCCATGCCGAAGAGATCAACAAAGACAATGTTGAAAAAGTACTTGATGATCTGGATGGCATTCTGGTTGCACCTGGTTTTGGGGAAAGGGGAATTGAAGGAAAGATCGAAGCTGTAAAATATGCGCGTGAAAATAGTGTACCTTTCTTTGGCATCTGCCTGGGCATGCAGTGTGCCGTCATCGAATATGCCAGAAATGTGCTGAAACTCAAAAACGCCAGTTCGACGGAAATGAATCCGAAAACCAAACATCCGGTCATTGACCTGATGGAAGATCAAAAGGACATCAAAAACATGGGTGGAACCATGCGATTGGGAGCCTACCCTTGCCAGATCACGAAAGGCACGAAAGCTTACCAGACGTACGGTACCACCAAAATTGAAGAAAGGCACCGCCATCGATATGAATTCAACAGTGCGTACCTCCCTCAATTTGAGGACAAAGGCATGATCGCTTCGGGCATTAACCCGGAGACGAAACTGGTTGAAATCATGGAATTGAAGGACCACCCATGGTTTGTGGGTTCACAATTTCACCCTGAGCTTAAGTCCACAGTACTTAATCCTCATCCCCTATTTGTCAAGTTCATCAAAGCTGCATTGACGCAGCGCAAAGAGCTCATTAACGTTTAA
- a CDS encoding MarR family transcriptional regulator, with amino-acid sequence MSINEDIKQKEFKSAYSKAMINIIYTNNWLTQQNQEVFKSYGLTTPQFNILRILRGQYPNASTVNLLIERMLDKSSNASRIVDKLEAKGLVIRKQCPSDRRAVDVFISEQGLELLEEMDAQMQVLEEKNKNLDEKESEELSRLLDKMRGWN; translated from the coding sequence ATGTCAATAAACGAGGATATAAAGCAGAAGGAGTTCAAGTCAGCTTATAGTAAGGCCATGATCAATATCATTTATACCAACAACTGGTTGACGCAACAGAACCAGGAGGTATTCAAATCATATGGCCTGACCACTCCACAATTCAATATTCTAAGAATTTTAAGGGGGCAATATCCTAATGCTTCCACCGTCAATCTGTTGATCGAACGGATGCTGGATAAAAGCAGCAATGCGTCCAGGATCGTTGATAAACTAGAGGCCAAAGGCCTGGTGATCAGAAAGCAGTGTCCATCGGACAGAAGAGCTGTTGATGTCTTTATTTCTGAACAAGGTCTTGAATTGCTCGAGGAAATGGATGCTCAAATGCAAGTACTGGAAGAAAAGAATAAGAATCTTGATGAAAAGGAAAGCGAGGAATTGAGTCGCTTACTCGACAAGATGCGTGGCTGGAATTAG
- a CDS encoding universal stress protein produces MYKFNKILVGLDQSDMDFELIDAACKMCQLSGSEEVCFMNLIRDFHMPEEVLKEFPDLLDKAIKEREEAIRKAVDKQFSCPPVKVTFMIKQGQATKEIMKYSQDHKVDLIILGRKNEKETGGIIINRVARRAGCSLLVLPKGHTVDFDKILVPSDFSDYSKIAMEKAIEIAGAKDNKPEITVQNVYQVPSGYHYTGKTFAEFGVVMEEHARKDFARFTANMDISNLNLNTVYTLDKNEDVIGYIYDEAKVQKSNLIIIGAKGRTATTALFIGSKAETLISIDTDIPLLVVRPKGKKAGLIEYLQEL; encoded by the coding sequence ATGTATAAATTCAATAAAATTCTGGTAGGCCTCGATCAAAGTGACATGGATTTCGAGTTGATCGATGCTGCTTGTAAAATGTGTCAGCTTTCTGGCTCCGAAGAAGTGTGCTTCATGAACCTGATCAGGGATTTTCATATGCCGGAAGAAGTATTGAAGGAATTTCCTGATTTACTTGATAAAGCCATCAAAGAGCGTGAAGAAGCGATTCGGAAAGCCGTAGATAAGCAGTTTAGCTGCCCTCCGGTGAAAGTTACATTCATGATCAAGCAGGGACAAGCCACGAAGGAGATCATGAAGTATTCCCAGGATCACAAAGTGGACCTGATCATTCTGGGACGCAAAAATGAGAAAGAGACTGGTGGTATCATCATCAATAGAGTGGCTCGCAGAGCAGGTTGTTCTTTATTGGTACTTCCTAAAGGGCACACGGTAGACTTTGATAAAATCCTCGTTCCTAGTGATTTCTCAGACTATTCAAAAATCGCTATGGAAAAAGCGATCGAGATCGCAGGTGCAAAGGATAACAAGCCGGAGATCACGGTACAAAACGTATATCAGGTTCCCAGTGGTTATCATTATACAGGTAAAACCTTTGCCGAATTTGGTGTGGTCATGGAAGAGCATGCCCGAAAAGATTTTGCCCGGTTCACCGCTAACATGGACATTTCGAATCTCAATCTGAATACCGTCTATACCCTGGATAAAAACGAAGACGTAATTGGGTACATCTACGACGAAGCGAAGGTTCAGAAATCAAATTTGATCATCATTGGGGCCAAAGGTCGTACAGCTACCACTGCCCTATTCATTGGTAGCAAAGCCGAAACTTTGATCTCAATTGATACAGATATCCCTTTACTGGTAGTCAGACCCAAAGGCAAGAAAGCCGGACTGATCGAATATTTACAAGAACTTTAG
- a CDS encoding aminotransferase class V-fold PLP-dependent enzyme gives MGKHIYFTPGPSQLYHTYDYHLKKAMNEEIGSISHRSTAFQKIYEATETSLRELLDIPEDFKILFLSSATDIWERILQNLVAEKSHHFVNGAFSKRFYEFAIGMGKKSTQEVADPGQEFASFEVPEGSEVIGVTQNETSTGYAFDLNQLKAIREKNPEALISLDVVSSIPSVPTPFDLIDTTYFSVQKSFGMPAGLGVWIINQKAIDRAIELENQGATGTYRKLSTLVKSADKHQTPETPNVVAIYILGKIAEDMIGRGIKMVRNETVYKSTILYQTLESSPLFTPFVRDKKNRSKTIIVTETPEQSRILEDLEKKKIILGKGYGAFKNDHLRIANFPAHSKEQVEMLCDLLAAY, from the coding sequence ATGGGCAAGCACATATATTTCACACCAGGACCATCTCAGCTGTATCATACGTATGATTATCATCTGAAGAAGGCAATGAATGAGGAAATCGGTAGTATTTCACACCGCAGTACAGCGTTTCAAAAGATCTATGAAGCAACGGAAACTTCCCTTCGGGAGTTATTAGATATTCCCGAAGACTTCAAAATACTTTTTTTATCCTCTGCTACGGATATCTGGGAAAGAATTCTTCAAAATCTGGTCGCTGAAAAATCTCACCACTTTGTGAATGGCGCGTTTTCAAAGAGATTTTATGAGTTTGCTATCGGAATGGGCAAGAAAAGTACCCAGGAAGTTGCTGATCCGGGACAAGAATTTGCCTCATTTGAAGTCCCGGAAGGATCAGAAGTTATAGGAGTTACCCAGAATGAGACCAGTACTGGATATGCCTTTGACTTAAATCAGCTAAAAGCAATCCGTGAAAAAAATCCGGAAGCATTGATCAGTCTGGATGTGGTCAGCTCTATTCCTTCTGTCCCTACCCCGTTTGACCTGATTGACACGACCTATTTTTCAGTACAGAAATCATTCGGTATGCCTGCGGGTCTGGGTGTTTGGATCATCAATCAAAAGGCCATCGATCGTGCTATTGAATTGGAAAATCAGGGTGCTACAGGTACCTATCGCAAACTCAGCACCCTGGTCAAATCAGCTGATAAGCATCAAACACCAGAGACGCCTAATGTGGTGGCCATCTACATCCTGGGTAAAATTGCCGAGGATATGATCGGACGAGGCATCAAAATGGTCAGGAATGAAACGGTTTACAAGAGCACCATTCTTTACCAAACCCTTGAATCCAGTCCTTTATTCACTCCTTTTGTTAGGGATAAGAAAAATCGGTCCAAGACCATAATCGTCACGGAAACGCCTGAGCAATCGCGAATTCTGGAAGATCTGGAGAAAAAGAAAATTATTCTGGGCAAAGGCTATGGCGCCTTTAAAAATGACCACCTGCGTATTGCAAACTTCCCTGCACATTCAAAAGAACAGGTAGAGATGTTGTGCGACCTGTTGGCCGCATACTAA
- a CDS encoding DUF2847 family protein, with protein MTDHRSTSPYWQPLTNLKQFDQILERSKSKPALVLKYHPNTSESELIKKSLDQNWTIGAAELDMYLVDVSRDTKVSHEVTEVAGVDHEYPQVLLFADGVTMYDESHDLINVKKIKIALKIINRTFKWMETRV; from the coding sequence ATGACGGACCACCGCTCCACGTCACCATACTGGCAACCATTGACTAATCTCAAGCAATTTGATCAGATCCTTGAACGATCAAAATCAAAGCCGGCTTTGGTGTTGAAATACCATCCTAATACCAGTGAGAGCGAACTAATCAAAAAGTCTCTTGATCAAAATTGGACCATCGGTGCTGCTGAGCTAGATATGTATTTGGTGGACGTAAGCCGGGATACCAAAGTGTCACACGAAGTAACTGAAGTAGCTGGTGTAGATCATGAATACCCTCAAGTGTTGCTTTTCGCAGATGGTGTCACCATGTATGATGAATCTCATGATTTGATCAATGTGAAGAAAATCAAAATCGCATTGAAGATCATCAACAGGACCTTCAAATGGATGGAGACCAGGGTGTAA
- the yidC gene encoding membrane protein insertase YidC, with translation MDKNQITGLILMLVLVTVYFQFFAPDPPEPPIEGDDYVQVDSTASTTSFQEPRQEEKAEALSDSAAQALSILKYGSFSSNASEFENNTMEVTTSKMKVLFSSKGGFPKQVSLNDYTSYDGGPLTLMVAGRSIMDISFDHLGKKISLRDLHFDMETNMMGDSTVMTATMRTDDGRSLKQIYTLYEDKYEMGYEIVSQGFEKLIDAKDLLLTWNHPANRIEPHLTDPRQRSTVRYFIPESGVDYLSNTSLDFEEETLNQKVTWIAFKQKYFTSAILASNNFSKAYVTLDTNEADTTTVKYMTLSADIPFTGLASGESKFKLYFGPNAYDDLDAFGEGFNENLNLGWSILSVVNKFLVLPIWNQLEKFIPGYGLLIIVLVLIIRLMLSPLTYKSHISMAKMRVLKPELDEIKEKHGDNMQDAQKDQMALYQKVGINPLSGCIPMLLQFPILVALFYYIPNAIELRQVSLLWAHDLSTFDSILDFGFEIPFYGDHISLFTILMCVSMLFFTFFNSQTTTVQGPMKSLQYIMPVMLLFFFNSYAAGLTYYYFISNLVSLGQIFLFKRFIDEDKIKQTLEENKKKNANKKKSKFQTRLEEAMKANEEAQKKQKKKK, from the coding sequence ATGGATAAGAACCAAATTACAGGTTTAATTCTGATGTTGGTCCTGGTGACCGTCTATTTTCAGTTTTTCGCCCCGGATCCACCAGAACCACCAATTGAAGGTGATGACTATGTTCAGGTAGATTCAACGGCAAGCACAACTTCTTTTCAGGAACCTCGTCAGGAGGAAAAAGCCGAGGCGCTTAGCGATTCTGCAGCACAGGCCCTGAGCATTTTAAAATACGGATCGTTCTCTTCAAACGCTTCAGAATTTGAGAACAACACCATGGAAGTGACTACTTCCAAAATGAAGGTACTTTTCTCTTCAAAAGGTGGATTTCCTAAGCAAGTTTCGCTGAATGATTATACTTCATATGATGGTGGTCCCCTGACATTGATGGTGGCCGGTCGCTCTATCATGGACATCAGCTTTGATCATTTAGGTAAAAAGATCAGCTTACGAGACCTCCATTTCGATATGGAAACTAACATGATGGGTGACAGCACCGTCATGACTGCTACCATGAGAACAGATGATGGTCGAAGCTTGAAGCAGATCTACACCCTTTATGAGGACAAATATGAGATGGGTTATGAGATCGTTTCTCAAGGCTTTGAAAAACTCATTGATGCAAAAGACCTTTTATTGACCTGGAATCATCCAGCCAATAGAATCGAGCCACACTTGACAGACCCGAGGCAGCGTTCCACGGTTCGCTATTTCATTCCAGAGTCAGGAGTTGATTATCTCAGCAATACATCGCTGGATTTCGAAGAAGAAACGCTGAACCAAAAAGTTACGTGGATTGCTTTCAAGCAGAAGTACTTCACCTCCGCGATTTTGGCTAGTAACAATTTCTCCAAGGCCTATGTAACCCTGGATACGAACGAGGCAGATACGACCACTGTAAAATACATGACCTTGTCCGCAGATATTCCATTTACAGGTCTGGCCAGCGGAGAATCAAAATTCAAACTGTATTTCGGACCTAATGCCTATGATGACCTGGATGCCTTCGGCGAAGGTTTCAACGAAAACCTGAATTTGGGTTGGTCTATCCTTTCGGTGGTCAACAAATTTCTGGTCTTACCAATTTGGAATCAATTAGAAAAATTCATCCCTGGTTATGGCCTACTGATCATCGTACTTGTACTGATCATCCGGTTGATGTTGTCCCCATTGACTTACAAGTCGCATATTTCCATGGCGAAAATGCGCGTACTCAAGCCTGAATTGGACGAGATCAAGGAAAAGCATGGTGACAACATGCAGGATGCGCAGAAAGATCAGATGGCGCTTTACCAGAAAGTGGGCATCAACCCTTTGAGTGGCTGTATTCCGATGTTGTTGCAGTTTCCTATTCTGGTTGCGCTGTTCTATTACATTCCTAATGCGATCGAACTACGCCAGGTAAGCCTCCTTTGGGCCCATGACCTTTCAACCTTTGATTCCATCCTGGATTTTGGGTTTGAGATACCATTCTATGGCGATCACATCAGCCTTTTCACGATTCTGATGTGCGTATCCATGCTGTTCTTTACCTTCTTCAACAGCCAGACCACTACGGTACAGGGCCCTATGAAGTCATTGCAGTACATCATGCCTGTGATGTTGCTGTTTTTCTTCAACTCCTACGCGGCAGGTCTTACCTACTACTATTTCATTAGTAACCTGGTTTCTTTGGGGCAGATCTTCTTGTTCAAGAGATTCATCGATGAAGACAAGATCAAACAAACGTTGGAGGAGAATAAGAAGAAAAATGCCAACAAGAAAAAATCCAAATTCCAGACCAGATTGGAGGAAGCCATGAAGGCGAATGAGGAGGCACAGAAAAAACAAAAGAAAAAGAAATAA
- a CDS encoding RNA polymerase sigma factor has translation MEEQFIIEKIKSPDTRQYGFNLLTREYQERVYWHIRKMVIDHDDADDLTQETFIKVWKNLDKFREESRLFTWIYRIATNECLNFLNKKKRKFFVPIHDVAGELAAKIDEDHLVSGDEIQLKLQKAILSLPEKQRAVFNMKYFDEMKFDEIADVTGTSVGALKASYHLAAKKIEKFIQAD, from the coding sequence TTGGAAGAGCAATTCATAATAGAGAAAATAAAAAGCCCTGATACGCGGCAATACGGATTTAATCTGTTGACGCGTGAATATCAGGAACGGGTCTACTGGCACATCCGTAAGATGGTGATCGATCACGATGATGCAGATGACCTGACCCAGGAAACGTTCATCAAGGTGTGGAAAAACCTGGATAAGTTCCGTGAAGAGTCGAGACTCTTTACCTGGATCTACCGGATCGCCACCAATGAGTGTCTGAATTTCCTGAATAAGAAAAAGCGTAAGTTCTTCGTGCCCATCCATGATGTTGCCGGAGAACTAGCCGCAAAAATTGACGAAGATCATCTCGTGAGTGGCGATGAGATTCAGTTGAAGCTACAAAAAGCCATCCTCTCCTTGCCCGAGAAGCAGCGAGCGGTCTTCAACATGAAGTATTTTGATGAAATGAAATTTGACGAAATTGCCGATGTAACAGGTACTAGTGTGGGCGCATTGAAAGCCAGTTATCATTTGGCCGCAAAAAAAATTGAAAAATTTATTCAAGCAGATTAA